DNA from Arthrobacter sp. SLBN-112:
CCGGCTACCGTGACCTGGCCGGCTTTGGCCGCCGCTTCATGGACATGGGCCCGGCTGAGCTCACCGCAGACGTGGTGTACCAGATCGGTGCAGTGCAGGCTATGGCCCTCGCCGCCGGAACCGCTGTCCGCTATGTCAAACCGCACGGCGCGCTGTACAACACCATCGTGAACCACCCCCAGCAGGCCGGTGCCGTCGTGGCTGCCATCCTGGCGGTGGACCCCAGCCTCCCCCTCATGGTGCTCCCCAACTCCGAGATCCAGCGCCAGGCCCAGGCGGCAGGGCTGCGGACCGTGGCAGAGGCCTTTGCTGACCGTGCCTACAATCCGGACGGTACCCTGGTCTCCCGCCGCGAACCCGGAGCTGTGCTGCATGCGGTGGAGGACGTCGTCGAACATGTCCTGCGCCTGGCAGGGGACGGTGTGGTCCGGGCCATCGACGGATCGCTGGTCCCCGTCAAGGCCGAAAGCATCTGCCTGCACGGTGACACCCCCGGCGCCGTGGCAATGGCCGCCGCCGTCCGCTCCGCGCTGGTGGACGCCGGCATCCGGAT
Protein-coding regions in this window:
- a CDS encoding LamB/YcsF family protein, whose protein sequence is MPSIDLNSDVGESFGNWSFGDDAAIFESVSSANVACGFHAGDPIGILATCQAAAKAGVTVGAHPGYRDLAGFGRRFMDMGPAELTADVVYQIGAVQAMALAAGTAVRYVKPHGALYNTIVNHPQQAGAVVAAILAVDPSLPLMVLPNSEIQRQAQAAGLRTVAEAFADRAYNPDGTLVSRREPGAVLHAVEDVVEHVLRLAGDGVVRAIDGSLVPVKAESICLHGDTPGAVAMAAAVRSALVDAGIRIESFA